The genomic window ATTTTTGCTATATGGTGTTAATAATGCTTGCTTGCTCATGTGATATTTACTTTTGAATTGTTAATGAAACAAAGTTACACGACTTGAACACCAATATTATTGACCTATATCAATTAAGAAAAATTTAACCTTTTATCTGTTTTCTAACCCGACTTAAATTTTCGGGCGATACGCCAAGGTAATTTGCGATATCGTAATTAGGAACACGGTTTTCTATATTGGAGTAAGATGTGCAAAATTCGATATAACGTTCTTGGGTGTTTTTTTCTAGTGTAGATAAAATTCGTTTGCGTTGAGCAATGAATGCTTGGGTTGTTAAAATTCTGAAATAACGTTCGAAAATAGGCGCTTCATCATAAATTTTTTGAAGATTATTATAGCTAATAGATAGTAAGTTAGAGTCTTCAATTGCTTCAATATAGAGTATTGAAGGTATTTGATTGTGAAAAGCATCGAAGTCTCCAACCCACCAATTTTCAACTGCAAACTGAATGATATGTTTATTGCCTTTATCATCTATATAATAAGCCTTTAAACAACCTTTTATAACAAAATATTCGTGTTTAACATGGGTGCCTGGTTTTAGTAAAAACTGTCCTTTTTCAACAGATATTTCATTTAAAACATTATTGAACAACTGGATATCAAGAGCTGTTGGAGTAATATGATTATTGATATGGTTTGTTATAGACTGATACATGTTGCAAAGATGCTAAAAGGTTGGACGATTTAAAATGAATTTAACGGATTTTATTCAGCAATAAAACCGTATTACGTTAAGAATATACTATATCATTTTATAAAGTAATATCGTGCAAAAACTAAATAATGAATTGTTGAAAAAAATCATTTAAAAACATGCTATAATTTATGCTGTTTTTTGCATTATGAGTATCTTTGTTAGACGCGATTATCACTATGAAATAACCCTAGATTTATATCACGAAAATGAAAACTTACAAACGTAAAAACAGATTAACTCCGCAAGCTTACATTGATGGTGTATTAGATGGAGATAGAGTTATTCTATCTCGAGCTATTACTATTATTGAAAGTAATTTAGAAAGTGATAAAATATTAGCTAAAGAAATAGTTCAGGAAATATTACCGAGTTCAGGTAAATCTATTCGTATTGGTATTACTGGAGTTCCGGGTGTTGGTAAAAGTACATTTATAGAAGTCTTTGGTATGTATTTAGTAAAACAAGGACATCGCGTTGCCATATTATCCATAGATCCAAGCAGTCAGCGTTCTAGAGGAAGTATTTTAGGTGATAAAACGAGAATGGAAGATTTGGCGAACTTGCAAGAAGCTTATATTAGACCTTCTGCTTCTGGAGATACTTTAGGTGGGGTTTCTAACAAAACTGGTGAAACTATGTTGCTTTGTGAAGCCGCTGGTTACGATGTTATTTTAATTGAAACCGTTGGTGTTGGGCAGTCTGAAACTGCTGTACATGGTATGACAGATTTCTTTTTGTTACTCATGTTATCTGGTGCTGGTGATGAGTTGCAAGGTATAAAGAAAGGTATTATGGAAATGGCCGATATGGTGGTTATTAATAAAGCGGATGGTGATAATGTTATGATGAGTAATATCGCTAAAAGGCAATACCAAAACGCGCTCCATATTTTCCCTGCATCGGAGTCTGGTTGGAGTCCCGTGGTAAGCACAGCTTCTGCAATAAAAAATATTGGGATTTCTAAAGTTTGGGACGAAATTTTAAAATTCAAAACACTAGTTGATTCCAATGGTTACTTCTTAAAAAACAGAAACCATCAACAAATAAAATGGATGTATAATAATATTAATGAAGAATTAAAACAATTGTTTTATGGTTCGAAAAATATTAAAAGCGAACTTTCTGCATTAGAAAAAGATATTGTTACCACTAAAATTTCGCCTGTTAAAGCAGCGCAACAAATTATAGAGCAATTCAAAAAATCTTTTTAAAACATAAATTATTAAACCCCCTGAAAAGTATACAAAAATGACGTTCGATAATTATTTCGATGCGCAATTCGAATTAAGATATTTTGAAATGAATAAATTGGGCCTAGCAACCCCTACAATTATTTTAGGTTTATTAGAAGAAACTGCGGCAGACCATTCCTATTCTATAGGCCATAGTTTATTCGATCTTGTAAATAAAAACGCAGGTTGGGTTTTAGTTTCTGGTGTTTTACAAATGGACCGTTACCCCAACTATAAAGAAAAAATTACGATTAGAACATGGTTGTCCAGCTATTCCTCCATTAGAGGTTATAGAGAAAATATTATTTATGATGAAAACAAAAAAATCATTGGTCGCGCCAAGGGTTTATGGGTGTTTTTTGATATAGAAAGAAGAAGACCAATACCTATTTTTAATGAAATTAGAGAAAGATGGTCTTGTTTCGATAAGGAGTCTATTTCTGGAGATATTAAGAAAAAAATAAGTGCCGTAGATTTACCCGATTATACACATC from Algibacter sp. L1A34 includes these protein-coding regions:
- a CDS encoding acyl-[acyl-carrier-protein] thioesterase — translated: MTFDNYFDAQFELRYFEMNKLGLATPTIILGLLEETAADHSYSIGHSLFDLVNKNAGWVLVSGVLQMDRYPNYKEKITIRTWLSSYSSIRGYRENIIYDENKKIIGRAKGLWVFFDIERRRPIPIFNEIRERWSCFDKESISGDIKKKISAVDLPDYTHQFRVNRYDTDTNRHVNNIRYLQWVIESIPEDISENYFLHKIDGRFIHEAQYGDTVLSLTSELDAKHAFAHTIKIEGSDKVCATAKTLWKKY
- a CDS encoding Crp/Fnr family transcriptional regulator, translating into MYQSITNHINNHITPTALDIQLFNNVLNEISVEKGQFLLKPGTHVKHEYFVIKGCLKAYYIDDKGNKHIIQFAVENWWVGDFDAFHNQIPSILYIEAIEDSNLLSISYNNLQKIYDEAPIFERYFRILTTQAFIAQRKRILSTLEKNTQERYIEFCTSYSNIENRVPNYDIANYLGVSPENLSRVRKQIKG
- the meaB gene encoding methylmalonyl Co-A mutase-associated GTPase MeaB — translated: MKTYKRKNRLTPQAYIDGVLDGDRVILSRAITIIESNLESDKILAKEIVQEILPSSGKSIRIGITGVPGVGKSTFIEVFGMYLVKQGHRVAILSIDPSSQRSRGSILGDKTRMEDLANLQEAYIRPSASGDTLGGVSNKTGETMLLCEAAGYDVILIETVGVGQSETAVHGMTDFFLLLMLSGAGDELQGIKKGIMEMADMVVINKADGDNVMMSNIAKRQYQNALHIFPASESGWSPVVSTASAIKNIGISKVWDEILKFKTLVDSNGYFLKNRNHQQIKWMYNNINEELKQLFYGSKNIKSELSALEKDIVTTKISPVKAAQQIIEQFKKSF